One genomic region from Pecten maximus chromosome 5, xPecMax1.1, whole genome shotgun sequence encodes:
- the LOC117326861 gene encoding uncharacterized protein LOC117326861 translates to MSFGKASKAFGIPKTTILDHKNGKYKMGSVPGRKPVIPKNLEDSMVAKAIEASNKGFGVSKKQLLLKTARLCRTSKLPTPFKNGVPADTWWQGLKSRHPELSLRKPEALSSARTKMMNPTVIHNFFKDLAKIVSELGIAAKPERVWNCDETGKKFQHRPINVVARKGARVVSSRTSDSRENVTILACVNAAGTTI, encoded by the coding sequence ATGTCGTTTGGGAAGGCCAGCAAAGCATTTGGGATACCCAAGACTACTATACTTGACCACAAAAATGGCAAATATAAAATGGGTTCGGTTCCAGGGAGAAAACCTGTGATTCCAAAGAATCTCGAAGATTCCATGGTAGCCAAAGCTATAGAGGCATCAAACAAAGGATTTGGGGTTTCCAAAAAACAGCTTCTGTTGAAAACTGCAAGGCTATGCAGAACATCTAAATTACCAACACCCTTTAAAAATGGTGTGCCCGCAGATACCTGGTGGCAAGGATTAAAATCCAGACACCCAGAACTCTCCCTCCGGAAGCCCGAGGCGCTGTCCTCTGCCAGGACCAAAATGATGAACCCTACAGTGATACACAATTTCTTTAAGGATTTGGCCAAAATTGTGTCCGAGTTAGGAATTGCAGCAAAACCAGAACGTGTCTGGAATTGCGACGAAACGGGCAAAAAATTCCAGCACCGCCCAATAAATGTAGTGGCAAGGAAAGGGGCACGAGTTGTTTCATCAAGAACGTCTGACTCCAGAGAAAATGTAACAATACTAGCATGTGTTAATGCCGCGGGAACAactatttga